A DNA window from Microcystis aeruginosa NIES-843 contains the following coding sequences:
- a CDS encoding DUF4278 domain-containing protein, translating into MTLAYRGVKYERDSLPLEMKTGDIGGKYRGQHWNHHYPRHMLQLEPKLHRQYRGVAYSTRPHLAGQVTPNTCPLPVVKPPVVVQEETLSSIHLNNIRLRLERRLQIAQENGDETLVNLLKKESQDLALNC; encoded by the coding sequence ATGACGTTAGCCTATCGAGGAGTTAAGTACGAAAGGGATTCTCTCCCCTTGGAGATGAAGACCGGAGATATCGGGGGTAAATACCGAGGTCAACACTGGAATCACCATTATCCTCGCCATATGCTCCAATTAGAGCCGAAACTGCATCGTCAGTATCGTGGAGTTGCCTACAGCACCCGTCCTCATCTTGCTGGGCAAGTCACCCCAAACACTTGTCCGTTGCCCGTTGTCAAACCCCCTGTTGTTGTCCAAGAGGAAACCCTTTCTAGCATCCATCTGAACAATATTCGTCTTCGTCTGGAACGTCGGTTACAAATCGCTCAAGAGAATGGTGATGAAACCCTCGTTAATCTCTTGAAAAAAGAATCCCAAGACTTAGCCTTAAACTGCTAG
- a CDS encoding FHA domain-containing protein: MITLTLLHPSQATSLQHWQFDNDQSTILIGRALDNHVVLYSAVVSRRHLEIRHNDDHDDWELENLGANGTFVNGKPIEKTAVVDGMVVRLATSGPQIQIRLIDEDEQPKLILKPLEAPLVGDQIQPEKDTIAS, from the coding sequence GTGATCACTTTAACTCTTTTACACCCCAGTCAAGCCACGTCCCTACAACATTGGCAATTTGACAATGATCAATCAACCATTCTCATCGGCAGGGCGCTGGATAATCATGTAGTTCTCTATAGTGCTGTGGTTTCGAGGCGGCACTTAGAAATCCGCCATAATGATGATCACGATGATTGGGAATTGGAAAATTTAGGGGCAAATGGGACGTTTGTCAATGGCAAACCGATCGAGAAAACCGCCGTCGTCGATGGTATGGTGGTTCGTTTAGCCACCTCTGGCCCGCAAATTCAAATTCGTCTCATCGATGAGGACGAGCAACCAAAATTAATCCTCAAACCCCTAGAGGCTCCTTTGGTGGGCGACCAAATCCAGCCAGAAAAGGATACTATCGCCAGCTAG
- a CDS encoding AI-2E family transporter, with product MTFGSSLGLVLLVFCLLILWQIRQILLLLLMAILLAQILNLAVTWWQRHHLKRSYALIITLFGFFIGIIGIFVGIIPALVQQFRQLFSLLPQAIERLWGQVHSLEDYLDPSLASVLPDFKTLLAQLQPLINQIAGRGLSIFYGTFGIILSLLLIVALGLMILADPAAYYRCFLRLFPAFYRSRVRSILEQCDRDLKAWLKGIFCHMLIMTLGSCLGLSLIGIPLAFSQSILAGFLTFIPNLGPVLSTILPFSIALLETPWQPWAVLLLYSSIYLLIQYFDRHSPLPILTVRSLRLLPAFTLLAQLFFASIFGFLGLFLAVPLALIGRIWLKEALIEDILDHWRIGDKKS from the coding sequence ATGACTTTTGGCAGCAGCCTCGGTTTAGTTCTGTTAGTCTTTTGTCTGTTGATTCTCTGGCAGATTCGACAGATTCTCTTATTATTATTGATGGCGATTCTTCTGGCTCAGATTTTAAATTTGGCTGTGACTTGGTGGCAGCGTCATCACCTCAAGCGTTCCTACGCCCTAATTATCACTCTTTTTGGCTTCTTTATTGGTATTATCGGTATTTTTGTGGGGATTATACCCGCTTTAGTCCAACAATTTCGCCAATTATTTAGTTTATTACCCCAAGCTATAGAAAGACTCTGGGGACAAGTCCATAGTCTTGAGGATTATCTCGATCCTAGTCTGGCCAGTGTCTTACCGGACTTTAAAACACTGCTCGCTCAATTACAACCCCTGATTAACCAAATTGCTGGGCGGGGTTTAAGCATTTTTTACGGTACTTTCGGCATTATCCTCAGCTTACTGCTAATTGTTGCCCTGGGCTTGATGATTCTCGCCGATCCTGCCGCTTACTACCGTTGTTTTCTGCGTTTATTTCCTGCTTTCTACCGTTCTAGGGTACGATCGATCCTAGAACAGTGCGATCGAGATTTAAAAGCTTGGCTGAAAGGGATTTTCTGTCATATGTTGATTATGACCTTGGGCAGTTGCCTGGGTCTATCCCTGATCGGCATTCCCCTCGCTTTTTCCCAATCTATTCTCGCGGGATTTCTCACCTTTATCCCCAACCTCGGGCCAGTTTTAAGCACGATTTTACCCTTTTCTATCGCCCTTCTGGAAACTCCCTGGCAACCCTGGGCGGTTTTACTACTCTACAGCAGTATTTATCTGTTAATTCAATATTTCGACCGTCATTCACCGCTGCCCATTTTAACAGTGCGGTCGCTCAGGCTCTTACCCGCTTTTACCCTGTTAGCCCAGTTGTTTTTCGCCTCGATTTTTGGCTTTTTAGGGCTATTTCTGGCGGTTCCCCTGGCGCTTATCGGTCGTATTTGGCTAAAGGAAGCTTTGATCGAGGATATTCTCGATCATTGGCGGATTGGGGATAAAAAATCCTAA